The Cognaticolwellia beringensis genome segment AAAATGTAGCTATAAAAGGTTTTGCTTTACCTTATCAAGTAACATTGAAAAACCGCTCTCTATATGAACAGATCACCAGTCCAAATATTATCGCCGCTATTGAAGGTAGTGATGCCGAATTAAAAAACGAGTTTGTTGTATTTAGCGCCCACCTTGACCATATAGGTGTAAGCTCACATAGCGATGAGGAAGACACCATTAATAATGGCGCATTAGATAATGCTTCTGGTGTCGCTATTTTACTTGAAACTGCGCGTTTATTAGCGCAAATGCCAACAAAACCAAAGCGTTCAGTATTGTTTGTTGTGGTAACGGCTGAGGAAAAAGGTTTGTTAGGCTCAAGCTATTTTGCTAATAATCCGACAATACCGGTGACACAATTAGTGGCTAATGTTAATTTGGATATGCCGTTAATTTTATATCCATTTGCAGATGTTATCGCTTTTGGATCAACCCATTCAACCATGGGGGAAATTGTGGCTACAGCGGCGAAGAAAATTGATATAGAGCTGAGTGAAGACCCTATGCCTGAACAGGCACTTTTCACACGCAGTGATCATTACAGTTTTGTTAAAGCGGGTATTCCATCGGTATTTTTGATGACGGGCTTTAAATCAACAGATGACAGTATTGATGGTGGTGCGGTATTTGGTGACTTTTTAAAGAATCACTATCATCAACACAGCGACGAAATCACGTTGCCGATTAATTACCAAGCTGCTGCCAACTTCGCATTGGTTAACATGATGATAGGTTTAGAGATTGCCAACCAATCAGAGCGTCCACAGTGGCATGTCGGTGACTTTTTTGGTCTAACATTTGCGCAATAATGTTTAATACCCATTGGAGTATTTATTTCAATTGGTTTCAATACAGATATTAAGCATTTAAATAAGGAATTATTAATTGATGAATGCCCTCGAATACGCCCAACAGGCAAATGGCTCTTTTGCGCTTCCCGACGCGTGTTTTAAAATAAAAGCCTTGATGGAAGATGACGATTCCACCATAGAAGATTTCGCCAATGTTATCAGTGTCGATCCTTCTATGACATCACGCTTACTGCAAATTGCGAATAGTGCCATTTACAGTTTTCCTGGTGAAATTAGTACTATTTCTCGTGCGATTACTATTATTGGTACTCAAGCTATTTATAACATGATGCTAGTTGATGTTGCCGCTACCGCATTTAAGCATTTTTCAACTGAATCTATCGATTTAAAACGCTTTTGGCATATGAGTGTTTTTTGTGGTTTAGCAACGAAAAACTTAGCTATTACCGCTGGAATTCGAGATATAGAACGGTTATTTGTTGCGGGTTTATTGCAAAATTTTGGCGAGCTTATTGTCGCGAAAATTTCACCAGACTTAGCCAAACAGTGTGAAGCTTATAATGCAGATATACTGCCGTGGGAATTACAGAAACAGGTGTTAGGCTTTACCTACACTGAAGTTTCCGCCGAGTTACTGAAAATTTGGCAGATCCCAGATAAAATAATTTTGCCAATTCGCCATTATAACAATGCCCATAACATTCAAATTAATCAAGATGTGAAAGTGCTTTACTTAGCCTCTCGATTGGCACTAGCTGAATGTCACCCTGAAGACTTTAGTTATGATGACAGTATTGATGCTGTGATATGTAACTCCTTGAAAGTATCAAGCAATGATTTAGAGGATGCGGCAAATTTCGCTACAATTGAAACAGAAAATATCCTCAACATTATGAATGCAAAATTTTATGGTTAACCACTCTTAGCAAGTGCAATATATAGTATACACTTTGCTGGCTAAGGACTGATTTCAAAACAAGACTTTAGGAATAAAGCCTGCTAGCATCGGTCGGCGCTTATTTTGGCGAGCAACAGGTAAATGGGCACTTTTTTAAATAAAATTATAATTATTAGCCCTAAAATTACAACGAAGGACACTTATGAGTACAGAAAGAGAGCATTTTAGTTCCCGCTTAGGGTTCATTTTAGCTGCTGCAGGTTCAGCAGTTGGTATTGGTAATTTGGTTGGCTTTCCTGTGAATGCGGCTAAAAATGGTGGCGGTGCATTTTTATTAATGTATGCACTTTTTGTTTTCTTTATTTGTTTACCTGTGATGGTTGCCGAAATGGCGGTTGGTCGGAAAACGGCAAAAGAGCCTGTTGGGGCTTATAAAACCTTAAGTGGCGGTAGTAGAGCTTGGGGCGCTGCTGGTTTTCTTGG includes the following:
- a CDS encoding HDOD domain-containing protein, with protein sequence MNALEYAQQANGSFALPDACFKIKALMEDDDSTIEDFANVISVDPSMTSRLLQIANSAIYSFPGEISTISRAITIIGTQAIYNMMLVDVAATAFKHFSTESIDLKRFWHMSVFCGLATKNLAITAGIRDIERLFVAGLLQNFGELIVAKISPDLAKQCEAYNADILPWELQKQVLGFTYTEVSAELLKIWQIPDKIILPIRHYNNAHNIQINQDVKVLYLASRLALAECHPEDFSYDDSIDAVICNSLKVSSNDLEDAANFATIETENILNIMNAKFYG